A window of Calliopsis andreniformis isolate RMS-2024a chromosome 3, iyCalAndr_principal, whole genome shotgun sequence contains these coding sequences:
- the LOC143177176 gene encoding TWiK family of potassium channels protein 18 — protein sequence MQSTDYYQRAPRCCPGRNANANAEALRISASVRGAELLCCCCSCSTATSTKTPGLLASLGVCVLVLGYTLLGAFAFMALEGGLKSESNDLLVPGGSKTEGGSYVVPSVEDETMTMELRARTVERLWSITEDLNVLYKENWTRLAAREVFEFQENLARGLRRTSSQYEPIGPSSRSRDHPMDKRMHRRWTFSGSLLYSLTLITTIGYGNVAPRTVWGRLITIVYALAGIPLMLVYLSTVGDVLARSFRRLYGRFCRPRNCTRKQQPPPPPPPVGGIMSKTYRYDNHVDSKSSNYYSASRESSCDDLGTRGTSSAILLDCGSEGLLHATTSSTAALQDVTSGNGKRHFHPCSLSLSANSSPSYVVETNPVRIPISLCLVIMLIYICGGAVMFNRLEGWSLLEGGYFCFTSLGTIGFGDLMPIGRNAASATLEELSLCACSLYILAGMGLIAMCFNLVQEEVVRVVRVFGRTCGMSSGVVVGPIGGTGAGPGLKSDLDDTGGTSDSRLSEQEEEAIAMSMVPAS from the exons ATGCAGAGCACCGATTACTATCAGAGGGCGCCGAGATGCTGTCCAGGAAGGAACGCGAACGCGAACGCCGAGGCGTTGAGGATCAGCGCGTCCGTTAGAGGCGCGGAACTGCTCTGCTGTTGCTGCAGTTGCAGCACTGCGACCTCCACCAAAACGCCTGGATTGCTGGCCAGCCTCGGGGTCTGCGTACTCGTGCTGGGCTACACGCTGCTTGGCGCGTTCGCGTTCATGGCCCTAGAAGGTGGTCTTAAGTCG GAGTCGAATGACCTGCTTGTTCCTGGCGGTTCGAAGACTGAAGGTGGATCTTACGTAGTGCCAAGCGTCGAGGATGAAACTATGACAATGGAACTCAGAGCGCGCACCGTTGAGAGGCTTTGGAGTATCACGGAGGATCTGAATGTATTATACAAAGAAAATTGGACACGATTGGCAGCGAGGGAAGTGTTCGAGTTTCAAGAAAATTTAGCACGAGGACTCAGGAGGACTTCTTCTCAATACGAACCGATTGGACCATCATCCCGATCTAGAGATCATCCCATGGACAAAAGAATGCACCGACGATGGACTTTCAGCGGTAGCTTGCTATACTCCTTGACGTTGATCACTACAATCG GGTATGGCAACGTAGCGCCACGTACAGTTTGGGGTCGCTTGATCACAATAGTGTACGCCCTGGCTGGGATTCCCTTAATGTTGGTCTATTTAAGCACTGTGGGTGATGTCCTCGCGAGAAGCTTTCGACGCCTGTACGGTCGATTCTGCAGGCCTCGAAATTGCACCAGAAAGCAacaaccaccaccaccaccaccgcctGTTGGTGGTATCATGAGCAAGACGTATAGATACGATAACCACGTCGACTCGAAATCTAGTAATTACTACTCAGCCAGCAGGGAGAGCTCCTGCGACGACCTGGGAACACGTGGTACCAGCAGCGCGATTCTGCTTGATTGTGGAAGCGAAGGTCTTCTACATGCTACCACTAGCTCAACCGCTGCGCTTCAG GATGTGACATCCGGCAACGGCAAACGCCACTTTCACCCATGCTCGCTGTCCCTATCGGCAAACTCGTCACCCAGCTACGTGGTGGAGACAAATCCCGTTAGGATACCGATAAGCCTCTGCCTGGTGATAATGTTGATTTACATATGTGGGGGTGCGGTGATGTTCAACCGTCTGGAGGGCTGGAGCCTCCTCGAGGGCGGTTACTTCTGCTTTACCAGCCTCGGAACCATCGGTTTCGGCGACCTGATGCCAATCGGACGAAACGCCGCGTCCGCCACCCTGGAGGAGCTTAGCCTGTGCGCCTGTTCCCTCTACATACTCGCTGGGATGGGCCTAATCGCCATGTGCTTCAACCTCGTCCAGGAGGAGGTGGTACGCGTGGTCAGGGTCTTCGGTAGAACCTGCGGCATGTCGTCGGGGGTGGTGGTCGGACCTATCGGTGGTACAG GTGCCGGCCCTGGGCTCAAAAGCGACCTCGACGATACAGGAGGTACCAGTGACTCACGGCTGTCCGAGCAGGAAGAAGAAGCAATCGCAATGTCCATGGTGCCAGCCTCCTGA
- the LOC143177249 gene encoding uncharacterized protein LOC143177249, translated as QHQARSPGDGKLLAHASSTALKPSPGHHSLPRKKTPSEARNTSQTQQFQRAQSLRRSCLSPTQYHHQHHQHRQQESSLHFEYFVPRSVSEFNLAAATVTDIAVPPPPPSSVLRPSSAIAPPVASAANQAVSNQSRLLESSSSATRSREKMVTFEDEGVNCATSTPTRKNVTGLDNVFM; from the coding sequence CAGCATCAGGCCAGGAGCCCCGGGGACGGGAAGCTCCTGGCCCATGCGTCCAGCACTGCCCTAAAACCATCGCCAGGCCATCATTCTCTACCACGCAAGAAGACACCCTCAGAAGCCAGAAACACCTCTCAAACGCAACAATTTCAACGGGCTCAGTCGCTCAGGCGAAGCTGTCTGTCGCCCACTCAGTATCATCATCAACACCATCAGCACCGCCAGCAGGAGAGCTCGTTGCACTTCGAGTATTTCGTGCCCCGTAGCGTCAGCGAGTTCAACCTGGCTGCTGCTACGGTCACCGACATTGCTGTTCCACCCCCGCCGCCTTCCTCCGTTTTGAGACCTTCCTCAGCAATTGCGCCGCCAGTAGCTTCCGCCGCGAATCAAGCCGTCTCGAATCAGTCCCGACTATTGGAATCTTCGAGTTCAGCGACTAGAAGCCGCGAGAAAATGGTCACATTCGAGGATGAAGGTGTGAACTGTGCCACCTCGACGCCTACCAGGAAGAACGTAACTGGCCTGGATAATGTCTTTATGTGA
- the LOC143188791 gene encoding uncharacterized protein LOC143188791, translating into MSCDLLPEWLNLFLDDVETTLCLPILLVMVLCTIQFIVNHAVDIGTTFYQTVIQKSGEEDDEAEEGEKEKGEGFMDKIKGIICNLMSHNTNTDSKPENNLVIPKRKPNRREEEWDYCEEDDDL; encoded by the exons ATGAGTTGCGATTTGTTACCGGAGTGGCTAAACCTCTTTTTAGACGATGTAGAAACCACTTTGTGCCTGCCTATATTACTTGTCATGGTTCTTTGTACCATTCAATTTATAGTTAATCATGCAGTGGATATTGGTACCACATTCTATCAAACTGTAATCCAAAAATCGGGTGAAGAAGATGACGAAGCGGAAGAGGGTGAGAAGGAGAAGGGTGAAGGTTTTATGGATAAAATTAAAG GAATAATATGTAATTTGATGTCTCATAACACTAATACGGATTCAAAACCTGAGAATAATTTGGTGATACCAAAACGTAAGCCAAACCGTCGAGAAGAGGAATGGGATTACTGTGAGGAAGATGACGATCTATAA
- the Mrpl23 gene encoding mitochondrial ribosomal protein L23, with protein MSTRWYPLYQKGNPQLRVFLPNFWLKLVKPTYEQPNYIVWFHCSMEMTKHDIKNYLEKIYNVNPVKVYTRIALGRTRICPQQNCVVKDDDIKIAYVHLPRDQTFTYPDLFQKKEEKTDEEKFEEYKKGYKQFVRPNTMPGLPSWFRI; from the exons ATGTCAACTCGTTG GTATCCATTATATCAGAAAGGTAATCCGCAGCTTAGAGTCTTTCTTCCAAATTTTTGGTTAAAGCTCGTTAAGCCTACCTATGAACAACCAAATTATATAGTATGGTTTCACTGTTCAATGGAAATGACAAAACATgatattaagaattatttagaaaagaTTTACAATGTAAATCCTGTTAAAGTTTACACTAGAATAGCACTTGGGAGAACAAGGATCTGTCCACAACAGAATTGTGTTGTTAAAGATGATGACATAAAAATTGCTTACGTTCATTTG CCCAGGGACCAGACATTTACATACCCTGATTTATtccaaaaaaaagaagaaaagaccgATGAGGAAAAGTTTGAAGAGTACAAAAAAGGATATAAACAATTTGTAAGACCCAATACAATGCCAGGTTTACCCTCATGGTTTagaatataa
- the LOC143188792 gene encoding uncharacterized protein CG13380-like: MFVNAGRSDTVRAAKGRGIALSHLPPNKCLCNRPHCFVLCNVCGYWTKGRVRYCCPLHPQTIFLFDISQCPQCKSYGFMLTELKD, encoded by the exons ATGTTTGTCAATGCTGGAAGGTCCGACACTGTCAGGGCAGCAAAAGGAAGGGGAATAGCTTTAAGTCATTTACCTCCTAATAAGTGTCTGTGCAATAGACCACATTGTTTTGTACTTTGCAATGTGTGTGGATATTGGACAAAGGGTAGAGTACGTTACTGTTGCCCTCTTCATCCACAG acAATCTTCTTATTTGACATTTCACAATGCCCTCAGTGCAAATCCTATGGCTTTATGTTGACTGAGTTGAAAGATTAA